A genomic segment from Candidatus Thorarchaeota archaeon encodes:
- a CDS encoding Ni/Fe hydrogenase subunit alpha, translating to MTDERVIKVEPVTRLEGHGSLTIKLGPGNKVQDVQFHVNSTRFFEKFLEGRPMEEAP from the coding sequence ATGACCGATGAACGAGTGATCAAGGTAGAGCCAGTGACGCGCCTTGAGGGGCACGGCTCGCTCACCATCAAGTTGGGACCCGGCAACAAGGTTCAAGACGTCCAGTTCCATGTGAACTCGACGAGGTTCTTTGAGAAGTTCCTTGAGGGCAGGCCGATGGAGGAGGCTCC